One genomic region from Clarias gariepinus isolate MV-2021 ecotype Netherlands chromosome 22, CGAR_prim_01v2, whole genome shotgun sequence encodes:
- the lzic gene encoding protein LZIC: MASRGKSETGKLKQNMEEQLDRLMQQLQDLEECRDELDDEEYEETKKETLEQLSEFNESLKKLMSGNMTLVDELGGMQLAIQAAISQAFKTPEVIRLFAKKQPGQLRTRLAEMDRDVMVGKLPRDVYTQQKLEILTALRKLDEKLTAADEAFLTENVSATLSQFEKVTASTGSEDKIMALASSGVEKRQT; the protein is encoded by the exons ATGGCTTCTCGGGGAAAATCAGAGACTGGGAAACTAAAGCAGAACATGGAGGAGCAGCTGGACCGCCTCATGCAGCAGCTCCAGGATCTGGAGGAGTGCAG ggACGAACTTGATGATGAGGAATATGAGGAAACCAAGAAAGAGACACTGGAGCAGTTGAGTGAGTTTAACGAGTCGCTGAAGAAGCTCATGTCGGGAAACATGACCCTCGTGGACGAATTGGGAGGGATGCAGCTA GCAATCCAAGCTGCCATCAGCCAAGCATTTAAGACACCTGAAGTTATTCGACTATTTGCAAAGAAGCAACCTGGACAATTACGGACCAGACTGGCTGAG ATGGACCGTGATGTGATGGTTGGGAAACTTCCCAGAGACGTGTACACTCAGCAGAAACTGGAGATCCTCACAGCGCTGAGAAAACTGGACGAGAAG CTTACAGCAGCGGATGAAGCTTTTCTTACAGAAAATGTCAGTGCCACCCTGAGCCAGTTTGAGAAAGTTACAGCGAGTACGG GATCTGAAGATAAGATCATGGCCTTAGCTAGCTCTGGAGTTGAAAAGAGACAGACTTAG